The following coding sequences lie in one Zingiber officinale cultivar Zhangliang chromosome 2B, Zo_v1.1, whole genome shotgun sequence genomic window:
- the LOC122047950 gene encoding probable disease resistance protein At1g61300 — MACIKLNLNVDVNSCLSGLWASLPVLGRPKSGIQKLEKEMARLRGKRDDIKNQIEEADRQGKIPTNQVSQWLREVEELEAQVAAIKQDFQSMSCFSCNCFNQTGGTSSQTQQAGDQVSIGESSNFCSIIRRVAKKLCEATELMSRAGALDPIATVGPPEPTVMLPIAHQPPVGIESYVEDIVGYINGGEGNIIGIFGMGGVGKTTMLKRIQQHYHLNHSIFDRVIWVVASKDCQLKRLQIDIAKSLNLHTLEENDDEQTCGVKLCSFLKNKNCLLLLDDIWERLYLQLLGMAHSGTEQGQQQHQQPRKVVVFTTRSETMCAQMKAEKKMKVNCLDSDQAWQLFVQNSDGDVLGSDAGIKFVAEKLAKECAGLPLALVTVARSMSGKRSWEAWNDALHQIRDKHEWTTIALPEDSLVMYKAFKLSYDSLENDSVRECLLCCALWPEDYEIFKSSELIPCWIGSGIIREFNVINEAFAKGYSHLEALGAASLLEKCDSDKVVKMHDVIRDMALLMVSGLKGNKRKWMVKAGIGLSDLPRQEEWQEAERASFMMNNITSLQEYEASTFPKLSMLILHHNHSPITIPPSLFASMPHLTYLDLDGCGITELPREICSLTKLQYLNLSFNPITRLPAEFGCLVKLECLLLMDAGLEIVPNGTISNLSMLKWLNIASTYPVTEWWCDELKCFKGRHQLSVGITINATTDNIERLNMLPPNVSIWQLILDGENISKLPNYDLGIPQWSCRVSDKLEILCISNLRLDRLVLAAGVGGESSLGCLKRLGFHFLILLEEISLNRVRLNNLRELSICGCPMLNDVSWVLQLPCINFLYISMCRKMKEVISEVGNSNSISSSTIRRLILWSMPNLNHIANRSLHFPYLEYIRVDECPELKKLPFGAEILKNRLKVIKGEEDWWNNLDWDDENIKDSLTPYFRPLI, encoded by the exons ATGGCgtgcatcaaactaaatctcaacgTAGACGTCAACAGTTGCCTGAGCGGGCTGTGGGCATCGCTGCCAGTACTGGGCAGGCCAAAATCTGGCATCCAGAAATTGGAGAAGGAAATGGCAAGATTGAGAGGTAAAAGGGACGACATCAAGAACCAGATCGAAGAGGCGGATCGCCAAGGGAAAATTCCGACCAACCAAGTCAGCCAGTGGCTACGGGAGGTGGAGGAACTGGAAGCCCAAGTGGCTGCTATCAAGCAGGATTTCCAAAGCATGA GTTGCTTCAGTTGCAATTGCTTCAATCAAACCGGCGGCACATCGAGTCAAACACAGCAAGCAGGAGATCAGGTCTCTATCGGAGAGTCATCAAACTTCTGCTCCATCATTCGAAGAGTGGCGAAGAAGCTCTGCGAGGCTACTGAATTGATGAGCAGAGCTGGTGCACTGGATCCGATTGCCACAGTTGGGCCTCCGGAACCCACCGTGATGCTTCCTATCGCACACCAACCGCCTGTTGGGATCGAGTCGTATGTGGAGGACATTGTGGGCTACATCAATGGTGGAGAAGGCAACATCATAGGCATCTTCGGAATGGGTGGTGTCGGTAAGACCACCATGTTGAAGAGGATCCAGCAACACTATCATCTTAACCATTCCATATTTGATCGTGTGATTTGGGTTGTGGCCTCCAAAGACTGCCAATTGAAAAGGCTCCAGATTGATATTGCTAAGAGTCTAAATCTGCATACACTGGAGGAGAATGACGATGAACAAACCTGTGGTGTTAAGTTGTGTAGCTTCTTGAAGAACAAAAACTGCTTGTTGCTTCTCGATGACATTTGGGAACGTTTGTATCTTCAACTGTTGGGGATGGCACACTCGGGTACTGAGCAAGGCCAGCAGCAGCATCAGCAGCCACGCAAAGTCGTGGTGTTCACGACCCGCAGTGAGACAATGTGTGCACAAATGAAAGCAGAAAAGAAGATGAAAGTCAATTGTCTAGATTCAGATCAAGCATGGCAACTCTTTGTGCAGAATAGCGATGGGGATGTTCTCGGCTCAGATGCTGGAATTAAGTTCGTTGCCGAAAAACTTGCTAAAGAATGTGCAGGCCTTCCGCTTGCTCTTGTCACCGTCGCTCGTTCCATGTCAGGGAAAAGGTCTTGGGAAGCTTGGAACGATGCTCTCCATCAAATAAGAGATAAACATGAGTGGACAACCATTGCACTTCCGGAAGATTCACTCGTCATGTATAAAGCCTTCAAGCTGAGCTACGACAGTTTAGAGAATGACTCCGTAAGAGAATGCCTCTTGTGTTGCGCTTTGTGGCCTGAAGATTATGAGATATTCAAATCCTCTGAGTTGATACCGTGTTGGATAGGTAGCGGCATAATCCGTGAATTTAACGTGATCAATGAAGCTTTCGCCAAAGGCTACTCCCATCTGGAAGCTCTCGGGGCTGCATCCTTGCTAGAGAAATGTGATTCGGACAAAGTCGTAAAGATGCACGATGTCATCCGAGACATGGCATTGTTGATGGTTTCTGGGTTGAAGGGGAACAAAAGAAAATGGATGGTAAAAGCAGGAATCGGGTTGAGTGATTTGCCTAGACAAGAAGAATGGCAAGAAGCAGAGCGAGCATCATTCATGATGAATAATATTACTTCTTTACAAGAGTATGAAGCTTCCACTTTTCCAAAACTTTCTATGTTGATTCTCCATCACAATCATAGTCCGATAACAATTCCTCCGAGTTTGTTTGCAAGCATGCCTCATTTAACATACTTAGATCTCGATGGATGTGGTATAACAGAGCTTCCTAGGGAGATTTGTAGCTTAACTAAGCTTCAATATTTAAACTTGTCCTTCAATCCTATTACAAGACTGCCGGCTGAGTTTGGTTGCCTGGTCAAATTAGAGTGTTTGCTTCTAATGGATGCTGGTCTTGAGATTGTACCCAATGGGACGATATCTAATTTATCAATGCTCAAGTGGTTGAATATAGCTTCCACTTATCCTGTAACTGAGTGGTGGTGTGATGAGCTGAAATGTTTCAAAGGACGTCACCAATTAAGTGTGGGAATTACCATTAATGCTACAACAGATAACATTGAGCGACTCAACATGTTACCACCAAATGTCTCCATATGGCAGCTTATTTTGGATggagaaaatatttcaaaacttcCAAACTACGATCTGGGCATTCCACAATGGAGCTGTAGGGTGAGTGACAAGCTTGAGATTCTGTGCATTAGCAATCTTAGATTAGACAGATTAGTGTTAGCTGCAGGTGTGGGTGGCGAATCAAGTTTAGGATGTTTAAAGAGGCTTGGTTTTCATTTCCTAATCTTATTGGAAGAGATTTCATTGAATAGAGTTCGGCTCAACAACCTTCGTGAACTAAGTATTTGTGGATGCCCTATGTTGAATGATGTTTCTTGGGTTCTCCAACTACCATGCATTAATTTTCTATACATAAGTATGTGTAGGAAAATGAAGGAAGTAATAAGTGAGGTAGGGAACTCCAACTCCATCTCTAGCTCTACCATCCGACGCTTGATTTTATGGAGCATGCCGAACCTCAATCACATTGCAAACCGATCGCTCCATTTTCCCTACTTGGAATATATACGAGTGGACGAATGCCCAGAGCTTAAAAAATTACCATTTGGGGCTGAAATATTGAAGAACAGATTAAAAGTAATTAAAGGTGAAGAAGATTGGTGGAACAACTTGGATTGGGATGACGAGAACATCAAGGATTCCCTTACCCCTTATTTTAG GCCGCTAATTTAG